The nucleotide sequence AAATAAAGAAAAAAGAAAAGAAAATTTATTTAAAGATCAACTGCATTTGCATCGAACACATCGATAATTAAATCAGCAGCCACTAAATCTTTAATGTTGTCTCCAAATCTGATGAAGTGATCAGTTTGTAAATGTGAACCTAATATTTCTACAGATTCCCATTGTTCAACAAATAATAAGGTTCCGTCACCAGTATTGGAATATAAA is from Methanobrevibacter sp. and encodes:
- a CDS encoding putative quinol monooxygenase, producing MILVLAKAIPKDEDACEKIVEFAQDLIENTKKEEGNIDYNLYSNTGDGTLLFVEQWESVEILGSHLQTDHFIRFGDNIKDLVAADLIIDVFDANAVDL